In a single window of the Rhodamnia argentea isolate NSW1041297 chromosome 2, ASM2092103v1, whole genome shotgun sequence genome:
- the LOC115751626 gene encoding probable GMP synthase [glutamine-hydrolyzing]: MPVPAKLQPTAKPVAEPRAVLGPGGNRVAVAEDQKRRSQPQKTRKLAAVVPALAVRSGASVDSTCSSDSNSSSASSVKKMAKCRRTVKSIGARAAGPVSPRAEDGGVSGPFKRCDWITANSDPLYTSFHDAEWGVPVHDDRKLFELLVFSQALAELSWPMILQLRDVFRKFFDNFDPSCVAHLDEKKMLCVKVNGKPLLSEPKLRAVIENAKQTIKIQEEFGSFSNYLWSFVNHKPIRNGFRYGRQVPVKTPKAEVISKNMMRRGFCCVGPTVIYSFMQVTGMVNDHLLSCFRYQECNADIKRDFKPKTEETEAKNEGSESPRHPS, from the exons ATGCCTGTTCCCGCTAAGCTCCAGCCCACGGCTAAGCCCGTGGCCGAGCCGCGAGCCGTCCTCGGCCCCGGAGGAAACAGAGTCGCTGTGGCTGAAGATCAGAAGCGCCGGAGCCAGCCACAGAAGACGAGGAAGCTGGCTGCGGTGGTGCCGGCTTTAGCTGTGAGGAGCGGCGCCTCCGTGGACAGCACATGCTCCTCTGACTCGAACTCAAGCAGCGCTTCCTCTGTGAAGAAGATGGCAAAGTGCAGGAGGACGGTGAAGAGCATCGGAGCAAGGGCGGCGGGACCAGTGTCCCCTCGTGCTGAGGATGGTGGCGTTTCTGGTCCGTTCAAACGGTGCGACTGGATCACAGCGAATTCAG ATCCTCTGTATACTTCCTTCCATGATGCGGAATGGGGTGTTCCTGTTCATGATGATAGGAAGCTCTTTGAGCTGCTGGTCTTTTCACAGGCATTGGCGGAATTAAGCTGGCCCATGATTCTACAGCTGAGGGATGTATTCAG GAagttttttgacaattttgaccCATCATGTGTTGCTCATCTTGATGAGAAGAAAATGCTCTGTGTGAAAGTAAATGGCAAACCATTGCTCTCTGAACCAAAGCTTCGTGCAGTCATTGAGAACGCCAAACAGACCATCAAG ATTCAGGAGGAGTTCGGTTCCTTCAGTAACTACCTTTGGAGTTTCGTTAATCACAAGCCTATAAGAAATGGATTCCGGTACGGTCGTCAAGTACCCGTGAAGACACCAAAAGCAGAGGTCATTAGCAAGAACATGATGCGAAGAGGCTTCTGTTGTGTCGGGCCGACTGTCATCTACTCATTCATGCAGGTCACAGGAATGGTTAATGATCATCTGTTGTCGTGCTTCAGATACCAAGAATGTAATGCAGATATCAAGAGGGATTTTAAACCTAAGACAGAGGAGACAGAAGCGAAAAACGAAGGTTCGGAGAGCCCGCGCCACCCATCTTAA
- the LOC115751627 gene encoding protein BRASSINAZOLE-RESISTANT 1 — MTSDGATSSATSRRKPSWRERENNRRRERRRRAVAAKIYSGLRAQGNYNLPKHCDNNEVLKALCTEAGWVVEEDGNTYRKGCRPPPVDIPGSSYRAMRYSSQNPSPLSSSFPSPIPSYQVSPSSSSFPSPTRIENNAACNLLPFLHNAIPSSLPPLRISNSAPVTPPLSSPTSRNPKPVPNWEAIAKQSMAAFNYPIFAASAPASPTRNRRLPPATIPECDESDTSTVDSGQWINFQRFAPPQIPTSPTYNLVKPTMPEKSIEDAGKEQERGSDFEFGRGQVKPWEGERIHEVGLDELELTLGSMKNRS, encoded by the exons ATGACGTCGGACGGCGCGACGTCGTCGGCGACGTCCAGGAGGAAGCCTTCgtggagggagagggagaacaACCGGAGGAGGGAGCGTCGGAGGAGGGCCGTCGCCGCCAAGATATACTCGGGCCTCCGAGCTCAGGGGAACTACAACCTGCCCAAGCACTGCGACAACAACGAAGTGTTGAAGGCCCTGTGCACCGAGGCCGGGTGGGTCGTCGAAGAAGACGGCAACACCTATCGCAAG GGATGCAGGCCGCCCCCAGTTGACATACCGGGAAGCTCGTACCGAGCCATGCGATACTCTTCGCAAAACCCTAGTccgctttcttcttccttcccaaGCCCGATCCCATCTTATCAAGTAAGCCCCTCATCTTCGTCCTTTCCCAGCCCCACTCGAATTGAAAATAATGCCGCTTGCAACCTCCTTCCCTTTCTCCATAATGCCATTCCTtcatctctccctcccctccgcATCTCAAACAGCGCCCCTGTCACCCCTCCGCTCTCATCTCCAACATCTAGAAATCCAAAGCCCGTTCCTAACTGGGAGGCCATCGCCAAGCAGTCGATGGCCGCTTTCAATTACCCTATATTCGCCGCCTCTGCCCCTGCAAGCCCAACCCGCAACCGCCGTTTACCTCCGGCTACTATACCAGAGTGCGATGAATCTGATACCTCGACTGTGGATTCTGGCCAATGGATCAACTTCCAGAGATTTGCGCCGCCTCAAATTCCGACTTCCCCCACCTATAATCTTGTGAAACCCACTATGCCAGAGAAGTCCATCGAAGATGCTGGTAAAGAGCAGGAAAGAGGGTCCGATTTCGAATTCGGGAGAGGACAGGTGAAGCCGTGGGAAGGGGAGAGGATCCATGAGGTGGGATTGGACGAACTTGAGCTCACTCTCGGGAGCATGAAGAATAGAAGTTGA